The genomic region taggcccctcctctttttaggatttagggcgggtgcaatccgccacccggccggggagatttcctctccgacactagtgaatcatcacttcttctaaagacgtaACATCAACATCAGTAAATAAATAGTTGTAgcacattttgcataattgagaagcagaaagcaagttgtaacctaaagattctacaagaaaaacattagaaatggaatggtcaggagatatagcaagtgtgcccaatcctttgaccaaaccttgatttccatccccgaatgtgattgttctttgtggatcatcatttttctcatatgagaacattcttttctcccctgtcatgtggtttgtgcacccgctgtcgattatccaacttgctccgccggatgcataaacctacaacacaaatttaggccttgtccttaggtacccaaacggtcttgggtcctttcacattagaaacaagcaccttgggtacccaaacacaagtctttggacaaaATGTTTGCCccctaacatatttggcaactactttgccagatttgttagtaggaacaaatgatgcatcaaaggttttaaatgaaatgctatgttcatttgaagcATCAACAATATTTTTATTAGGCATTTTAATATTAattgtatgcctagagctagaagccttattactgtaaatataagcatgatgagcaGCACGATgatatttcttagcatgaattcttctaatcttatgctcaggatagttttcagaatataaaatgtaaccttatctatcttgaaccatgggagccttgctctTAACGAAGTTATAAATCCTGTTTCTATGTTTCtatgggcattaagtttgatgttgctttggctcccaggTTAAAAGCCaacgccatccttaatgccagggcatctcccattgtAAAGTAtagtacgagcaaatttaaaattttcattttctagttcatgcttggAAATTTTGGAGTTcaacttagctatgtgatcattttttctttaatcatagcaaggtgatcattaacCGCATTAacgtcaacatctctacatctagtgcaaatagtaacgtgctcaatggtagatgtaggtaGTTTGCAAGAattcaattcctcaatcttagcaattaaactaactgaaagtcgcctagaggggggtggataggcggaatctgaaaattataaacttaagcacacactacaagccggggttagcgttagaacggaTATCAAGTCCGAAAgataggggaaaacaaatcaaccaacaaataaagtggatgaacacagtgatttgttttaccgaggttcggttctaaagaacctagtcccgttgaggtggtcacaaagaccgggtctctttcaaccttttccctctctcaaacggtcacttagaccgagtgagctttcttctttacttctcacgggtcacttagaccccgcaaggaccaacacacaattggtgtctcttgccttgcttacaaagcacttaagagtaataaggaaaagaaaataaagccaaccaagcaaacaagagcaacaaaaacacaagtgatcctcttacaagccctaatgcgctatagttgaatttgggactttgagtggatcgatcgctttgatttgtgtcttggagtgaagtctattgctcttgtattgaatacaaTGTGTGGAATGCTTGGGTTGCTTGGAGCGGTGGTGgtcggggggtatttatagccctcaaccaccacatagccgttggggatgACTGCTGTCgatgtgcgcaccggacagtccagtgcgccagccacgtcacccaaccgttagggtttgggagCTTCTGACCTTTGAAGGCttttgtcctctagtggcaccggacagtccggtgccgcaccggacaggtactgttcactgtccggtgcgcctctggcgacTGCTATGACTTCTGCACGCACTGTTTATGTATGGTATCTCTGATccgcgcttttgcagtcgaccgttgcgccgacgagccgttgctccgctagtgcaccggacagtccggtgaattatagcggagcgcgctctGAGAAACCCGAGGGTGGagagtttggagttgtacggtcctggtgcaccggacactatccggtggcacaccggacagtccggtgcgccagaccagagcacactcggtttcttgctccttttgattttgaaccatttcttcaatcttttattgatttgtgttgaacctttatgcacctgtatatcatatattctagagcaaactagttagtccaatatttatgttgggcattcaaccaccaaaattatttgtaggaaaaggttaaccctatttccctttcactaacattctcagttctaagacaaaaaattgaatcattgcatgtATTTAGCTGTTTAGTCAagtttttgcatttttcaacttcaagagcaaaaataacttttagcttatcaaatttcttgttttccttaacgagcaagtcttctTGTCATTCCAAAATTTCATTCTTTTCGTTAATGGTttttatcaattcattaattttctccttttgttgtatggtaaggtttgcaaaaagagaagacaAATGATCATccttttcactagagctacccttatCATCGGAAGAAGTATATTTATGGATATCTCTAGAATATACATTCTTACTTttgtcatgaggcacttgtggccgaggttgggaaagagaagacctttgttgatAGCGATGTTGACGACGTCTTCGTCGGATGAGTCGGTATAGCTATCGTGAGAGTCCCATTTTCGTCCTATATGCGACTCGCCACCTTTCTTCTTATTGTAGTACTTCTTGtctaattttttcttttctttcttctcgtCGTAAGGCACTGACATTATGATTACGTGTGTCATATGCGCATGCCTACTATTTTGAAAGAAACATTTATAGATTATTCCCTTTACCTTTTTTATAAAAATACCGTCATTTTGTTTCCGGAAGTCCGGTGTCACTAGTTCGAAGCCCAGCTCCGAAATACCACAAACACCCCCAATCCCACCCAGAATCCGGCGGAAGTCAAGCCAACCTCCGTCCTCCATCCATGGGCGAGCAATCCCTCTCCCAGCCCAAGCCCCAGCCTCTCTCCCCGTTCCCGTCGCCTCCCGCCTCCGCCGCGTTGCCGCCCCCCGCCTCTGCCTCTGCCTCTGCCTCTGCCTCTGCTGCCTCCACCTCCCGCACCACCAGCGCCGCGGCCTCGCGCCCCAAGAAGAAGGTGACGAACCCATCGCCCGACCGTAACCCGGCAAAGAAGCCCCGCCTGACGTTCTCGATCCCGGGCCGGCCCCTGTCCGCAGTCGGCGAGGTGGGCGTGGCCATCCGCTACCTGCGCGCCGCGGACCCCGCCCTCGCCGCCGTCATCGACGCGCACGAGCCCCCCGTGTTCCAGTGCCCGCACCGCCCGTTCCACTCCCTCGTCCGATCCATCCTGTACCAGCAGCTCGCCTTCAAGGCCGCCGCCTCCGTCTACTCCCGCTTCCTCGCGCTTCTCGGCGGCGAGTCCTGCGTGGCCCCCGATGCCGTCCTCGCGCTCACCCCGCACCAGCTCCGCCAGATCGGGGTCTCCCCGCGCAAGGCTTCCTACCTCCACGACCTCGCCCGCAAGTATGCCTCCGggatcctctccgacgccgccatcGTCAACATGGACGACCGCTCCCTCGCCGCCATGCTCACCATGGTCAAGGGCATCGGCTCCTGGAGCGTCCACATGTTCATGATCTTCTCTCTCGCGCGCCCCGACGTGCTCCCCTCCGCCGACCTCGGCGTGCGCAAGGGCGTGCAGATGCTCTACGCCCTCGAGGACGTGCCTCGTCCGTCGCAGATGGACAAGCTGTGCGAGCGGTGGCGCCCCTATCGCTCAGTTGGGGCTTGGTACATGTGGCGGCTCATTGAATCCAAGGTGCCCCAGCCGGCGCCAGCCATCCCTGTTGGATCACTTGCTTTCCCTTCGCCGGACGGCCAGAGTATGCTACAGCAGCAAGAACAACAGCAACAGCAGACTGTCATCCAAATGATCGACCCCCTTCAGATGCTCCCAGGGATGGGGTGAATTCGGTATCACTTCTACTCATTAGTTACTCCGTCTTAGATCAATCAATGGTTACTCTGTGCATCTGATAGTCAGCTCCACACGTTGTTGTTCTGGAATGGAACCGCAGGAGGGTAGAATTGGATATGAAATGAGGTTTGGGCCCAACTTATTAAGTTGTCAATTTGGTTTGTGTTGTTTATCTGTGTCAAGAATCTGTGAAGATCATGGTTGGCTGTTGTTTACATTGTAAAATCCACCTAGCGGTATTTTAGAACCTTCTGGAATTGTTCCATGCTTGTAGTTCACCTGTGATAAAATGATTAAGACCATGCTTAACACAAGAATCCCTCTGTTGTTAAGTTAGCAATGTAATTATTCCATGCTTAACACAAGACCCATCTAACCAAAATTGAGCTCCTATTGTTTGCTCAGGACTTTTGGTTTTAGAAACTAAAATAACATCACCTATGGAAAGACATAAGTTCTGATTACTACGTCCAGACTTTTCAAGCTTGCATATTGATCTGTGTGATGCAATACCGGTGAAATAGGTTCTTCCAAAATCCAGTTACGAGAACTTTTGTGCTTTATTGCGTTTTAATATTATTTTACACGTGCACTTTCTTTTGGTGAGCACACGTTCATTTTAGGGAATGTTAAAAGAGCTCCTCCTAATTGCTTGTGACTTTCAGTAATAGAAAACTCAAATAACATCAGTTATCGAAGAAACTGAAATTTTGATTGAAGTTATTACATTTTGGATCTTTTCAAGATTGCCTATTGATTTGTTTGACACTATGCTGGCAAAAAAGGTTCCGTCAAATTCAGTTTATTGTGTTTTCAATATTCTGTTACACGCTCATTCTTTTTTTAGGACATGTGTATTTTTATGGAATGTTTCAAGAGCTCCTCCCTGTTGCTCAGCTCAACATTTGTTTTCGAAGAAACAGAAATTTTGATAAAAAGTTCCTCTGTTTTGGCAAAATGGGTTCCCTGCTTTCCTGTTGATCTGTATGATACAATGCCGGCAAAATGGGTTCCAGCAAAATTCAGTTATGTAGAATTTTCTGCGGTTTATCGTGTTTTAAGATTTCATTGCACACACACTGTTTTGTTTTCTTTTGCGAGCACTCAGTTGGTTTTAAGGAATGTCACAGGAGCTCCTTCCAACTACTAGGTGACTTTCGGTTTAGGAAATGAAAAAAACATCTGATGAATCCACAGGAACATAACTCTTTGGACATTATCTTTCCCCTTTTTAGTTGAATTCACACGGTAAACCATCCTTGGCAAAAATTTATTGTTTTCTTAGTTTTAGGGCCTTGCTCCAGTCTTAGCATTAAGCAAGACAAGAACCAATACAGCATTCAGGTGGGGCACACCTGTCCAAATCTGCTCCAGAAGCTAAATCCAAACTTGACAGGCTGACTCATTTGCCTGATATGTTGGATTGGTGAGCCATCAGCCAGAAACTGTTTCGCCTCCTCAGGGAACTCTTTTCACCTCCAAGCTGTGCTCCTTCTGAAACAGCAGCCTCTCCCAGTCATTCTTCACCTTTCCTAGCCAAAAAATCATTGCCGGACTTGCAGCTCGGAAATCAGCTCCCTGAGTCTTCTTCGCTGGTGTGCACAGCAGGCTCCATCCTGGTAGCATTACTGCTACCTGCCTCACAAGCTATTCCATAACCTTCCAAATAGTTTCCTGGAAGCATAGAGTGTTTTTGTAGTTTCCATAGCTTTCACGAAACAAAATTTTGGACATGTTTGGATCCATTAGCACTAAAAATTAGCAACCAAAATTAGTACTAGTGGACCAAACAAGTCTGCTAATAGACCTACCAATCATTAGCTGGATGCCTACTAATTATTAGTTCCATTAGCAGATTTAGAGTTGCTAATAGGCGTTAACTAATCGGTAGCCTATGTCTTACTACGGTCTCTATATTCACAATATTTACAGTATCTATCTTTGTAGAACACAAACAAATATGTATTCTAGTTTGGGAGATAGAGGGGTAGGTATTTGAACCCCAGGTTCTGTGCCTATTTTTTGTATTTTTCTGGCAGTGCGCGTGGGAGGGAAACGTGGTAGGAAATGCCCActtaaatatagtagagatagaTTATATGCATCATCAATTCACTATCAATCACTTATTCGCAGGTGGATCAAAAGAACCCCTGCTAAAAATTAGTAACCATTAACTGTTACCTAGCTAATTTTGAGTGTTAATGTATGTAAAGCGCCCTTTATTGCTATAAAAAATATTGTTGGCAAAGATTACGGGAGCACCTCCCAGTCCCAGCTGCAGTGCTGAAAGCAGGGCGCCACAGGACGGATCACTGGGCTGAGGGTGAGTTGTGGCTTGCCTTTCCAGTTTCCAGCTATAAACTTGTTTGGATGTCCACTTTCTTTATCGGTGTATTGGGGTGGATTGATGTAGAATCTAAACTATATTTTGTATCAACTCATTTAACACACGTGAGTTGAGGCGAATATATGGACATCCAAACAAGATCTATTATTAGGGCTTGTTGGCATGTGGATTGGGTGAAATttgagtcggtttaaatccataaTCCATAGTAAGTAAAAAAAATCACCTGAATACATCACAATTCCCTCCAATCCACATGGAATAGAATTTTCACACGTGGATAATGAGAGAGATTCATCAATTGTACCGTGATATACTTTCTTCATTTCGAATTATAAGATGTCCTTATATATGTAAGTATGTATAGCTTTTACTTTATATCTAGACATAATATATAGCTAAATGCATTGCCAAAACTATATAGCTAAATGCATAGACAAAACTATGTATCTGGAAACGTCAAAACATCTTATAATTGAAAAATGTTAACTTTTCTTATAACTTAAACGGATCAAGTTGTTATATATGCCAATGTTACTGCCCTTAGCGTACACACATGCAGCCGGCTCGTTTGGTGGCGTGCCGTCGTGCGGCTCCGTGTAAATCCTCTGGTTCTGGTCGTATTTGCACGATTGCATCAAGTGAAATGCAGCCAGACCAAAGAACTGACAAAGGAGATTATATTAGTAAGCTTGTGAGTTGTGACGTCTGTTAGCAACCCAGAACCGATCAATCGATTCAAAATCAGTTCCTAGCTTCTGTCCTAGCAACTCTGATATAGTTAACCAGATATTGCTGACCATACAACAATAAAAAAAAACAAATCGGATATTGGTTTATTTTTTCAATGCAGAAAACACATTCACATCCCTGCAAAAAACTGAACCTCTTACAAATCCCGGGACAACCCCTATAGCAATGCGCCAATGCCATTGTATGTACCTTGTAGTGTCGTGCCGGCTGTCTGGGCATATGTGTAGTCGTAGCTAAATGAGCCGAGCGCGATGCCACGAATATACGAAGAGATGCCCAGCGCGTTTGTCCTGCATCCTGGTAGCCGTTTCCTTGGCATCGACGGATTCGTACGGCACCCAGACCCAGCTAGCTGCTCACTTAATTGCTTGGCCTTAATTTCGTTCATTCATGCATATCTGAACATGTAATTTAGCATTGCATGTACAGACAAGGCAGATAGATAGATTGGCGTGCAGAGCAATATAATGCAGGGATGAGGGAGGTATATGCTCTCAGATATCCACCATTGCTCGGTTACACCCAAGGAGAAACCAGCAAGCACATGACATTCTACCCCGCTGTGTGCTGCTAATTGATGACCTGCTGCACTTCGCTTTCATCCGCGTCACCAACATTTATTTTCGTATGTATCTGCTATAATGCATGCAATGCATCGTGGCACAACAACGATCAATTCGCAACGTTAACATGCATGCAAGACGCGCGCGGATCAATAGTTACAAGAAAGGGACCATCGATCACCTCACGTCGACACCTTCTATATATCTCTGCACACAGCACACACCTTCACTCGCAGCTCGGCAGCtataggaggaggaggaggaggaggagatcgAGATAGCAATCGCCGGgtggggggagggagagagacaaGAACGGAAGAAGAAGCCAGCCGCACAGCACGCGCCCGCGCGGCCATGTGCACCGAGAACTACGACGCGTGCTACCCAGACCAGCCGGTGGTCGACCGCTACCTCCCCGTGTGGGCCAAGCTGCCGGCGTTCGCCGCCAAGCCGGCCTTCGTCTGGGCCGACGACGACGCGGCGTCGACGCGCACCGCGCTGACTTACGCGCAGCTCGACGCCACCGCCGCATGCATGGCGCGCAACCTCCTCGCCGGCACCGGCACCGGCAGCCTCCGCCGGGGCGACGCCGTCCTCGTGCTCGCCTCGCCGGGCCTCCGCCTCGTCAAGCTGCTCTTCGCGTGCCAGCGCGCGGGGCTCACGGCGGTACCCGTCGTGCCCCCCGACGACCCGGCCACGCTCAGCGGCCCCGCGCACGCGCACCTCCTGCGCGCCGTGTCGCAGGCCAGGCCGGCTGCCGCTGTCGCCGACGCCGGTTACATAGACGCCGTCGCCAAGGCGGTCGCTTCTTCCGTCGCCGGGGGCGAGAACGCCCGCCTGGCTGCCATGCTGGGGAGCCTGCGCTGGCTGGCCGTCGACGAGCTGGAGCGCGTGTGTGATGGGCCGCAGACGCCGTACGTGGGCTGTGGGCCGGACGACGTGTACCTGATCCAGTATACCTCCGGAGCGACGGGCGTCCCGAGGCCCGTGGTGGTCACCGCGGGCTCGGCGGCCCACAACGTGCGGGCCGCGAGGAAGGCCTACGACCTGCACCCCGGCAGCGTCGTCGTGTCGTGGCTGCCGCAGTACCACGACTGCGGCCTCATGTTCCTGCTCCTCACCGTCGTCGCCGGCGCCACCTGCGTGCTTGCCGCCCCGGGCGCATTCGTCCGGCGCCCTGACCTCTGGCTCGAACTCGTCTCCGAGTTCGGGGCCACGTGCACGCCCGTGCCGTCCTTCGCGCTGCCGCTCGTCCTCCGGCGCGGCCAGCGGCGGCGGCCGCTTCAGCTCGGCAGCCTGCgcaacctcatcctcatcaacGAGCCCATCTACGAGTCGCGCGTCGGCGAGTTCGTGGAGGCGTTCCGCTGCCACGGCCTGCGCGCCGCCTCCGTCTCGCCGTCCTACGGCCTCGCGGAGAACTGCACCTTCGTGTCCACCGCGTGGCGGCCGAGCGCGTGCTCTGAATCTGATCGCCTCCCGTCCTACATGAAGCTCCTGCCGTCGGCGAGGCTATCTCCGGCCGCGGCGAACGAGGTGCCGGCTGAGATCGAGATCGCCGTCGTGGACGAGGGCACAGGCGAACCGGTGGAGGACGGCGTGGAGGGTGAGATATGGGTGTCCTCGCCGAGCAACGCGTCGGGGTACCTCGGCCACCCGTCGGCGAGCCGCGAGGTGTTCTGCGCGCGGGTGCCGGGGCGGACAGGCGCGTGCTTCGTGCGCACGGGCGACCGCGGCGTAGTCAGGGGGGCTGAGCGGTACCTGTACGTCGTCGGCCGGAGCGCCGACGTCCTCGCGCTCGACGCAGGACGGCGCCACGTGCACACGCATTACGTAGAGACGGCGGCCTTCGGCAGCGCGTCGGGTCGCCTGAGAGGCGGCTGCGTCGCAGCTTTCGCGACGTCGTCGTCGACGCCGTGGTCACGTTCGCAGATCGGCGTCGTGGCCGTCGTCGCGGAGCTACAGAAGGGAAGCGCCGGCGTCGGCGATCACAGGGGCCTGTGCGACGGCATAAGGGCAGCGGTGTGGCGGGAAGAAGGCGTCAGGGTTGGTTTGGTCGCGCTGGTTGACGGTGGGGTGGTGCCCAAGACGACGTCGGGCAAGTTACGCCGTGGGGCGGCGAGGGAGATGCTGGCCGCCGGAAAGCTCTCACTGGTCTTTGAAACACGATACGACGACTGTGATGGATCGGTGGCTGGGGTGAGAGGCGAAGAGGAGGAGACAGCGGCGAAGTCCGGAGCTAGTTGGCTGGAAGGAGAGGGCGGAGAGACCGGCATGGCTACCGAAGCCTTCGGGAGCGCGAGCCGTCGTCTTCGCTTGCAGTCATTTCTTTAGCATGAGTgttgggtacccctaattatggtacgcgACAACGACGGTTCGGACATCCTTCGGTGTCCAACTCCTCCGATCCGGTGGTCTCGACAGCGTCCTTCAGCGACGACATCCTCCAATCCTTTGTTTATGCATGCGACGGCTGGTTGAGGCTATACTAGGATTATTTTTCATTAATTATGATGTAAGATATATGTATTTATGCAACTTTCTATAATCATTTATGCTTTGCGCGATATCAATCATTCAATTTTTACATGTATGCTGTGTGAACAAAAATGTCATTCAAAATTTTGCGAATACAGTGAAAACTCACACGacctgccataatttttggatctacaTAAATAAGGAACCACATAAGTGTTGGATCAGTATTTACGCTCATATTTGCATGTGTTTACTCTCAAAACCGAAGATTTTTATGCTCGAACATGGAGATCCGTCCGTCAGTGAACCGCATGCCAGATCTTTACGCATGTACCGTATTACATATATATCTACACCGTGTTGCATAATTAGTATCaacatatatcataaactagttctgacGAAGCTAATTGCATGATTGTTTGAGCGATACTATATTTAcggaggaaataaaacatttaaataagttttttgttttcatgcatgtcaatccatttcGTTTCATCGCACATCACTGCCATTCTAAATTTGTGTGCGTGCGACAGAAAACAAATTTTTACGCAATGTACCGATTTACATAAATACATACACCGTAAGCATAATTACTATCAGTATATATCTAAtctggttctaacgagcctagatGCATTGTTGTTAGAGCGGTCATATATTTATGTAGTCATCCATTTTTTGTGTGGATGCAGTGAAAACGAAATTGTAATCtaaaatttgtgcgcatgcaataAAAATTCCCACGATCTGCCATAATTATTGGATCTATCATAAAAATAGCGT from Zea mays cultivar B73 chromosome 6, Zm-B73-REFERENCE-NAM-5.0, whole genome shotgun sequence harbors:
- the LOC100274123 gene encoding uncharacterized protein LOC100274123, whose amino-acid sequence is MGEQSLSQPKPQPLSPFPSPPASAALPPPASASASASASAASTSRTTSAAASRPKKKVTNPSPDRNPAKKPRLTFSIPGRPLSAVGEVGVAIRYLRAADPALAAVIDAHEPPVFQCPHRPFHSLVRSILYQQLAFKAAASVYSRFLALLGGESCVAPDAVLALTPHQLRQIGVSPRKASYLHDLARKYASGILSDAAIVNMDDRSLAAMLTMVKGIGSWSVHMFMIFSLARPDVLPSADLGVRKGVQMLYALEDVPRPSQMDKLCERWRPYRSVGAWYMWRLIESKVPQPAPAIPVGSLAFPSPDGQSMLQQQEQQQQQTVIQMIDPLQMLPGMG
- the LOC103630772 gene encoding long-chain-fatty-acid--AMP ligase FadD32, with protein sequence MCTENYDACYPDQPVVDRYLPVWAKLPAFAAKPAFVWADDDAASTRTALTYAQLDATAACMARNLLAGTGTGSLRRGDAVLVLASPGLRLVKLLFACQRAGLTAVPVVPPDDPATLSGPAHAHLLRAVSQARPAAAVADAGYIDAVAKAVASSVAGGENARLAAMLGSLRWLAVDELERVCDGPQTPYVGCGPDDVYLIQYTSGATGVPRPVVVTAGSAAHNVRAARKAYDLHPGSVVVSWLPQYHDCGLMFLLLTVVAGATCVLAAPGAFVRRPDLWLELVSEFGATCTPVPSFALPLVLRRGQRRRPLQLGSLRNLILINEPIYESRVGEFVEAFRCHGLRAASVSPSYGLAENCTFVSTAWRPSACSESDRLPSYMKLLPSARLSPAAANEVPAEIEIAVVDEGTGEPVEDGVEGEIWVSSPSNASGYLGHPSASREVFCARVPGRTGACFVRTGDRGVVRGAERYLYVVGRSADVLALDAGRRHVHTHYVETAAFGSASGRLRGGCVAAFATSSSTPWSRSQIGVVAVVAELQKGSAGVGDHRGLCDGIRAAVWREEGVRVGLVALVDGGVVPKTTSGKLRRGAAREMLAAGKLSLVFETRYDDCDGSVAGVRGEEEETAAKSGASWLEGEGGETGMATEAFGSASRRLRLQSFL